Proteins found in one Hevea brasiliensis isolate MT/VB/25A 57/8 chromosome 18, ASM3005281v1, whole genome shotgun sequence genomic segment:
- the LOC110670776 gene encoding uncharacterized protein LOC110670776, whose amino-acid sequence MTSLRPSLKRNAFLDGGKCGLKMKQLPLMGVLFTAMLFIVYRTTIYQYQHTQMESKLLPFDSLKESALASGLLGGLPLGIIRASSDLELKPLWSTSSSRSKIDNSSHRNLLAIPVGIKQKHNVDAIVQKFLPENFTVILFHYDGFLDGWWDLKWSNKAIHIVAQNQTKWWFAKRFLHPAVVSIYDYIFLWDEDLGVANFDPGRYLEIVRSEGLEISQPALDPNSTDIHHRITIRSRMKKFHRRVYDSRGSTKCSDVSEGPPCTGFVEGMAPVFSRSAWYCAWHLIQNDLVHGWGMDMKLGYCAQGDRTKKVGVIDSEYIVHQGIQTLGGGGPPGKKTSTTSEELTKKSGASPMDPRMEIRRQSTWELQIFKERWNEAVKEDKAWVDPFEGNQKHKKRRRQHRRNV is encoded by the exons ATGACGTCACTCAGACCATCACTGAAAAGGAATGCCTTCCTTGATGGG GGAAAATGTGGATTAAAAATGAAGCAGTTGCCGCTTATGGGAGTTTTGTTTACAGCGATGTTGTTCATTGTGTATagaaccacaatttatcaatatCAACATACACAG ATGGAATCAAAATTACTCCCATTTGACTCATTAAAG GAATCAGCTTTGGCTTCTGGATTGTTGGGTGGTTTGCCTCTGGGCATCATACGGGCTAGTTCAGATTTGGAGTTAAAGCCTCTATGGTCAACAAGTAGTTCAAGGTCAAAG ATTGATAATTCTAGCCATCGCAACTTGCTGGCTATTCCAGTTGGTATTAAGCAAAAGCACAATGTTGATGCCATTGTCCAAAAG TTTCTTCCAGAGAATTTTACTGTTATTTTATTCCATTATGATGGCTTTCTGGATGGGTGGTGGGATCTTAAATGGAGCAACAAGGCCATACACATAGTTGCTCAGAACCAAACAAAGTG GTGGTTTGCAAAGCGATTTCTGCATCCAGCTGTTGTGTCTATCTATGATTACATTTTTCTATGGGATGAAGATTTAGGGGTCGCAAATTTTGATCCAGGAAG ATACTTGGAAATTGTAAGATCAGAAGGGCTGGAGATTTCTCAGCCAGCTTTAGACCCTAATTCAACTGACATACATCATAGAATTACCATAAGGTCCAGAATGAAGAAGTTTCATAG AAGAGTCTATGATAGCAGAGGCAGTACTAAATGTTCTGATGTCAGTGAGGGGCCTCCATGCACTGG ATTTGTGGAAGGAATGGCTCCTGTATTTTCAAGATCTGCTTGGTATTGTGCTTGGCATCTTATACAG AATGATCTAGTCCATGGATGGGGAATGGATATGAAACTCGGATATTGTGCACAG GGAGATCGCACGAAGAAGGTGGGAGTCATTGATAGTGAGTACATTGTTCATCAGGGCATACAAACTTTGGGTGGGGGTGGACCTCCTGGAAAAAAG ACTTCAACAACCAGTGAAGAATTGACCAAG AAAAGTGGTGCTTCACCCATGGATCCTCGAATGGAG ATTAGAAGACAATCTACATGGGAGCTTCAAATCTTTAAGGAGAGGTGGAATGAAGCTGTGAAGGAGGACAAGGcctgggttgatccctttgaagGAAACCAAAAACACAAAAAAAGAAGACGGCAGCACCGCCGCAACGTTTAA
- the LOC110670777 gene encoding secretory carrier-associated membrane protein 3: MAGRYDSNPFDEEEVNPFSDPAVRGKSSGQQKFSGGAFYTSSAPPASNSRLSPLPPEPADFGYDHGATVDIPIDSTTDLKKKERELQAKEAELRRREQDVKRREDAAARAGIVLEEKNWPPFFPIIHHDIANEIPIHLQRIQYVAFTTFLGLVLCLFWNIIAVTTAWIKGEGVRIWFLAIIYFISGVPGAYVLWYRPLYRAFRTESALRFGWFFLFYLIHIGFCIVAAVAPPIFFKGKSFTGILSAIDVLGDHALVGIFYFVGFGLFCIELVLSIWVLQQVYMYFRGSGKAAEIKREAARGAMRAAI; this comes from the exons ATGGCTGGTCGCTACGATTCTAACCCTTTTGATGAAGAAGAAGTTAATCCCTTTTCT GATCCAGCTGTAAGGGGGAAATCATCGGGTCAGCAGAAGTTCAGTGGAGGTGCATTTTACACATCA AGTGCTCCTCCTGCTTCAAACTCTAGGCTTTCACCACTTCCTCCTGAGCCTGCTGATTTTGGTTATGATCATGGTGCAACAGTTGACATTCCAATTGATTCCACTACA gatttgaagaagaaagaaagggaACTCCAAGCTAAGGAGGCTGAATTGAGAAGGCGAGAGCAG GATGTAAAACGGCGTGAAGATGCAGCTGCACGAG CTGGAATTGTCCTGGAGGAGAAAAATTGGCCACCATTTTTCCCCATTATCCATCACGATATTGCAAATGAAATACCGATTCATCTACAAAGAATTCAATATGTTGCATTTACAACATTTCTAG GATTGGTTCTCTGTCTTTTCTGGAACATTATAGCTGTTACAACGGCATGGATTAAGGGCGAAG GGGTGAGAATCTGGTTTCTTGCTATTATTTACTTCATATCTGGAGTTCCTGGGGCATATGTTTTGTGGTATCGCCCACTTTATCGTGCATTTAG GACTGAAAGTGCTTTGAGGTTTGGATggtttttccttttttatttg ATTCACATTGGCTTCTGCATTGTAGCAGCGGTTGCTCCTCCTATATTTTTCAAAGGGAAATCTTTCAC TGGCATTTTGTCTGCAATAGATGTTTTGGGTGACCATGCTTTAGTTGGG ATATTCTACTTCGTTGGATTTGGATTATTCTGCATTGAATTGGTGCTTAGTATCTGGGTTCTTCAG CAAGTATACATGTATTTCCGCGGCAGTGGTAAAGCTGCTGAGATAAAGCGCGAGGCTGCTAGAGGAGCTATGAGAGCTGCGATTTGA
- the LOC110636860 gene encoding glycine-rich cell wall structural protein 2 yields MKTFTCFFILATLLLSESLSTATRPEPNSSNGKPTNARNKADGSGNDAGIGGFFGPGSGFGIPGLGKGRGNEIMGGGYGAGFGGPNGGFSKGGIIRPTVVCKERGPCYKKKLTCPAKCFTTYSRSGKGYGAGGGSGSCTMDCKKKCIAYC; encoded by the coding sequence ATGAAGACCTTCACTTGTTTCTTTATCTTGGCTACTTTGCTTCTATCAGAATCACTCTCCACTGCGACCCGACCCGAACCCAACTCATCCAATGGCAAGCCCACCAACGCGAGAAACAAAGCAGATGGAAGTGGAAACGATGCTGGGATTGGCGGATTCTTTGGGCCTGGATCCGGGTTTGGGATACCCGGGCTTGGAAAAGGACGGGGAAATGAGATTATGGGTGGCGGGTATGGAGCTGGGTTTGGAGGTCCAAATGGAGGGTTTTCAAAAGGTGGTATCATAAGGCCTACCGTAGTGTGCAAAGAAAGGGGTCCTTGTTACAAGAAAAAGCTCACATGTCCTGCCAAGTGTTTCACCACCTACAGCCGGTCGGGGAAGGGATATGGAGCTGGCGGTGGCAGTGGTAGCTGCACCATGGACTGTAAGAAGAAGTGTATTGCTTATTGTTAG
- the LOC110670822 gene encoding internal alternative NAD(P)H-ubiquinone oxidoreductase A1, mitochondrial yields MAFSRIARNGLRRAGGTFGSYAEKGTACEGVSNHKWSSPFLKNVAAGNNLSYISSIRKANHASFWSRGIRGTAHYQFPNAERILDESENENDEPSYPGLGATKPGEMPRVVVLGTGWAACRFMKGLDTKSYDVVCISPRNHMVFTPLLASTCVGTLEFRSVAEPVSRIQSALATSPNSYFYLASCFGIDTDKHEVYCETVSNGGLPQEPHQFKVAYDKLVIAAGSEPLTFGIKGVKEHAYFLREVNHAQGIRKKLLLNLMLSENPGISEEEKNRLLHCVVIGGGPTGVEFSGELSDFIMRDVQEQYSHVKDRIRVTLIEANEILSSFDVGLRQYATNHLTKCGVRLTRGVVKEVHPTKLVLSDGTEVPYGLLVWSTGVGPSQFVKSLNVPKSHGGRIGIDQWLRVPSVEDVFALGDCAGFLEQTGRPVLPALAQVAERQGKYLVELFNKIGKQNGGKAFSAKDVHLGDPFVYRHMGSMASVGRYKALVDLRQSKDAKGLSLAGFISWLIWRSAYLTRVVSWRNRFYVAVNWATTLVFGRDNSRIG; encoded by the exons ATGGCATTTTCAAGGATTGCTAGGAATGGCTTGAGAAGAGCAGGAGGCACCTTTGGTAGTTACGCAGAGAAAGGTACAGCATGTGAGGGAGTATCCAATCATAAATGGTCTTCACCTTTCCTTAAAAATGTTGCAGCAGGCAACAACCTATCGTACATTTCCAGCATCAGGAAGGCAAATCATGCCAGTTTTTGGAGCAGGGGAATCAGGGGAACCGCACATTATCAATTTCCTAATGCAGAGAGGATTCTAGATGAGTCTGAAAATGAGAATGACGAACCAAGTTATCCGGGTCTAGGAGCAACTAAGCCTGGTGAAATGCCAAGGGTGGTCGTCCTTGGCACTGGATGGGCAGCATGTCGGTTCATGAAAGGACTTGACACCAAAAGCTATGATGTTGTTTGCATATCACCAAGGAATCATATGGTCTTCACTCCTTTGCTTGCTTCAACTTGTGTTGGAACCCTTGAGTTTCGCTCCGTAGCTGAGCCTGTTAGTCGGATCCAATCTGCATTGGCAACAAGTCCAAACTCATATTTTTATTTGGCTTCCTGCTTTGGCATTGACACAGACAAACATGAA GTTTACTGTGAGACAGTCAGCAATGGTGGATTACCTCAGGAGCCTCACCAGTTTAAAGTTGCATATGACAAACTTGTTATCGCTGCTGGATCTGAGCCTCTGACTTTTGGTATCAAGGGAGTGAAGGAGCATGCTTATTTTCTTAGAGAAGTGAATCATGCTCAAGGGATAAGAAAGAAGCTCCTTTTAAACCTCATGCTCTCTGAAAATCCAG GCATATCTGAAGAAGAGAAGAACCGTCTCTTACACTGTGTCGTTATTGGAGGTGGTCCAACAGGGGTAGAGTTTAGCGGTGAATTGAGTGATTTTATCATGAGAGATGTGCAAGAGCAGTATTCTCATGTTAAGGATCGCATTAGGGTTACCCTCATAGAG GCCAATGAAATTCTATCATCCTTTGATGTTGGACTAAGGCAATATGCAACAAATCATTTGACCAAG TGTGGTGTCCGGCTCACACGAGGCGTAGTGAAAGAGGTGCATCCCACAAAATTAGTTCTCAGTGATGGTACTGAAGTTCCATATGGCCTCTTGGTATGGTCTACTGGTGTTGGTCCATCTCAGTTTGTAAAGTCACTAAATGTTCCCAAGTCCCATGGTGGAAG GATTGGTATTGATCAATGGTTGCGGGTACCTTCTGTGGAAGATGTATTTGCACTTGGAGACTGTGCTGGTTTTCTTGAGCAGACAGGGAGGCCAGTGCTTCCGGCTCTAGCTCAG GTTGCAGAAAGGCAAGGGAAATATCTAGTGGAGTTGTTTAACAAGATTGGAAAGCAAAACGGAGGCAAAGCTTTCAGTGCAAAAGATGTCCATCTAGGTGACCCTTTTGTATACAGGCATATGGGTAGCATGGCATCTGTAGGGCGTTACAAGGCACTGGTTGATTTGCGTCAGTCCAAG GATGCAAAAGGTTTATCACTTGCTGGATTCATCAGCTGGCTAATCTGGCGCTCTGCTTATCTTACTCGAGTGGTCAGTTGGAGGAACAGATTTTACGTGGCAGTGAACTGGGCAACCACCCTGGTTTTTGGCAGAGACAATTCCAGAATTGGATAG